A segment of the Pseudomonas serboccidentalis genome:
GAGGCCGCCATGGAAGGAGCCGGCCGCCGAAGGCTTGACCAGCCCTTGGGCCATGCTGCGGCTGGGGGTGGTACCGAGTTTGAGGTCGAAGTCGCCGAGCTCGCGCTGGAAAATCTGCGCGTGCGCGGATGAGCAGGCCAGCAGGCCTACAAGCAATAAACAGGAAAATTTGCGCATGCGTCACTCCATGAGCAGCGAGCGCAGGGCGTCGAGCCTGCTGAAACGCTTGATCTAGACGCGTGAAAGGATACCGGCGAATCATCGTTGTCGATGGCCGTTCGTCGATTTTTGCGGATTAATTAAACAGAAGGGGAGTGGTGCGGGTGCCAGTCCAGACGCTTCGAAGCTCAAAGCGTCTCAGGACGGGTGTATTACCGGGTATTACTTCTTGCCCAGGCTGATCTGCTTGGACGGGCCGAACGTCTGGCCGCTGACGCCTTTGGCAATTTGCTGGATTTCGCCGCCGGACTTGAGGAACGCTGCGATCTGATCGTTGATCGATTCGCTGGTTTCAACGGCTGGAGCTGGCTTTGCTTTGCTGGTGGATGCTTTTACACGCATGGCGGCCATTAACCTGTAGAAAAGTAACTCGGCCAGGCATCGTACAGGAATAACTTGACAATTGCTTGATAAATATCCCCCGGAATAACTGAGCGCGTGGGTGGATTATTCTCGACTAATTATTCGAAATAGCCCCCTAAGCTACTGTTTTAAATAAGAACGTTTATTCGTCATTAGTGAAAATATCCTGAGTGAAACGGCGCAGCAGGCTTCGCGTTGGCCAGACGAATGGCGAGCCGCCCGCGCCAAACCAAGGAAAATCAAGGCGTCCTGGCGATTTTCTCGAGCAGGGTGCTCCGCCAGCGAACGAGACGGGCAAAACCGGGTAGAATGCCGCCACGCAATGAGGGTTTTGGAAAATGGCTTTAGTCGGGCGTTACAACAGTTTGCAAGTGGTTAAACACACTAACTTCGGTTTATATCTGGATGGCGGTGCCGACGGCGAAATTCTTTTGCCCAACCGTTATATCCCTAAAGATATTCCCAGCGAAGATGAAGACTGGCTCAACGTATTTATTTATCTGGACAGCGAAGACAAACTTCTCGCGACCACTGAAAAACCAAAAGTTCAGGTCGGTGAATTTGCGAGTCTGAAAGTAGTTGAAGTCAACAGCATCGGTGTGTTCCTCGATTGGGGTCTGCCGAAAGATCTGTTGCTGCCGTACTCCGAAGAAAAACGTCAGATGACCGCGGGCGAATACTGCGTGGTGCACGTCTATCTCGACAAACACACACGTCGCATCACCGCCACCGCGCGGCTGGATCGCTACCTCGACAAGACCCCGGCCAACTACAGTGCCGGCCAGGAAGTTGATCTGCTGGTTGCCGAAGCCACTGACATGGGTTTCAAGGCGATCATCAACAACAAGCACTGGGGCTTGATCCACAAGAACGAAATCTTCAAGTTCATGCGTTCCGGCATGCGCGAGAAGGGCTTCATCAAGGAAGTGCGCGCCGACGGCAAGATCAGCCTCAGCCTGCAACCGGTGGGTCAGGAAGCGGCCAGCAGCCTGAGTTCGAAGATTCTCGCCAGATTGCGCGAAAGCAACGGTTCTCTGGCCGTCAGCGACAAGAGCGATCCGGCGCTGATCAGCAGCCTGTTCGGCGTCAGCAAGGGCAACTTCAAGAAGGCCATCGGTTCGTTGTACAAGGAAGGCAAGATCGTCATTCATGCGGATCGCATTGAACTAACCTGAGTGACCGCCGGCCCCATGTAGACGCTGCCGCAGGCTGCGATCTTTTGATCTTCCAAAGGCAAAAAGATCGCAGCCTGCGGCAGCTCCTGCATGAGGATTCGCCAATGAAGAAAGCGCTGATAGCTTACATCGCCACCCTGCTGGCGTTTCTGTTGCTCGACGGCATCTGGCTCGGCGTATTGATGGCGCCGACCTATCGCGAACTGCTCGGTTCGCTGATGCTCGAAAAACCGCTGCTGTTGCCGGCAGCGGTTTTTTATTGCCTGTACGTTTTCGGCTGTGTGCTGTTTGTGGTGTTGCCGGCGGCCAATTTGCAGTGGGCCGCGAAGCGGGGTGCTTTGCTGGGGCTGGTGGCGTATGGCACGTATGACCTGACCAATTGGGCGACGTTGCGCGGCTGGTCGGTGCAGGTAACGGTGATGGATTGGGCGTGGGGCACGTTTGCCACTGCCGTTGCCTGCACGGTTGGCTTTCTGGTGGCGAAGCGGTTGTGAGGTCAGATCATAAAGAATTTTGATTGAACCGATGTCATCGCGAGCAGGCTCACTCCTACAGAGGGAATGCGGTCCATTGTGTGCGAGCCTGCTCGCAAATGGCGGCGTTGCCGACGGCCATTCACCGCTGACGCAACAGACAAACTAAATGTCTTTTCCAGACGGCTTTTTCTGCCCGGCTGATTGATAATCCCCGACACAGATCTTTGACCATTGGATGGCTGCCATGTTGTGTGTGCTCGGGGTGTTGCAATGAGTGTCGAGCGGCGCAATGCCGACGGTTTTGCTTTGCAGGTGATGATCGGGCTGTGCGTGATCTGGGGCGTGCAGCAAGTGATGATCAAATGGGCCGCGCCGGACATCGCGCCGGTGATGCAGGCCGCCGGGCGTTCGGGGATTTCCGCGTTGCTGGTCGGCCTGCTGCTGTGCTGGAAGGGCGGCTGGGATCAGGTGGGCAGCACCTGGCGCGGCGGATTGCTGGCTGGTGCGTTGTTCGGTCTGGAGTTCTTCTTCATCGCCGAAGGCCTGCAGCTGACCACCGCCGCGCACATGTCGGTGTTCCTCTACACCGCGCCGATTTTCACCGCGCTCGGTGTGCATTTTCTGCTGGCCAGCGAGCGGTTGCGGCCAGTGCAGTGGCTGGGGATCTTCCTCGCCTTCATCGGCATCGCCATTGCCTTTGCCGGCGGCGTGTCGTGGGACAACCTCGACCGGCGCATGCTGCTGGGCGACGCTTTCGGTGTGCTGGCCGGGGCCTGCTGGGGCGCGACCACCGTGGTGGTGCGCGCCTCGCGACTGTCGGAAGCACCGGTGACGTTGACCCTGTTCTATCAGTTGCTCGTCGGCTTCGTCGGACTGCTGTTGATCGCGTTGTTCAGCGGCCAGATCACCCACATCAGCCTGACCACCGTGGCGGTCGCCAGCGTGTTGTTTCAGGGGCTGGTGGTGTCGTTCTTCAGTTACCTGACCTGGTTCTGGCTGCTGCGCCGTTACCTGGCGGCCAACCTGGCGGTGTTTTCGTTCATGACGCCGTTGTTCGGCGTCACTTTCGGCGTGGTGTTGCTCGGTGAACAACTGAGCGTGAATTTCGTCATCGGCGCCGTGCTGGTGTTGCTCGGCATCACCTTTGTCAGCGCTGAGCAGTGGGTGCGTCGGCGTTTGCGCAAAGTGCTCGGCCAGCAGTAGACGATTGCAGGGCCAACCCGCCGGCAATCAGCAAACCGCTGCCGGCGATCACCAGGGCTGGTTGCAGGCCGCCGCTGAAATGGCTGCTCAGCGCCGCCAGTAACGGGCCGCTGAGCTGGCCGACGGCGAAGCAGGCGGTCAGCAGGCCAGCGTTGCGCTGGGTGGTGTGGGGCGCCAGCTCCCGCGAACGTTGCATCACCAGTTGCATGCAGGCCAGGAACGGCATGCCGCACAAAATAACCCCCAGCGCCAGGCCATAACCGCTGCCCAGCAGACAGGCGAAGACCCCGAGCGCCTGCAACCACAAGGTGGCTGTCAGCCAGTGCCGTGTGGTGTTCGGGTCGTGGCGACGCAGGCTCACCAGCAACACGCCAATGGCCGCGCCAAGGCCGAAGCACGGCCAGAACAGATCGGCCTGCCATTGCCCGTGAAACTGCGCATTGGCCATTTGCGAGAGGAACGTGGCCGGGATGATGTAACCCACGCCATACAGCGCATACACCGCCGCCAGTCGCGGGATGCCGCGATTCGAGGGGCTGACATTGAGGGTGGCGACCGGTGTATGGACACCCGGTTGCGGCAGGATCCGCACGATCCCCAGCAACATCAGCAACGCCACGCCGGCATAGATCAGCCACAGCGTGGCAGACGTCTGCTGCAGCAGATGTGAGACCAGCGCCAGCAACCCTGTCAGAAAAATCCCCAGCCCCGGTCCGGCAAATACCAGCGCGCCCAACCGTGGTCGACCCGCCGCAGCCGCCAGTGGCAGACTCAGCGCGGTGATCATCACCAGCACCCAGGCGCTCGCCACCCCGGTGCCGAAGCGCAGCAGCAGATGCGCCCAGAAGCCGTTGGCCCAGAACGACGCCAGGGTCAGCAACACACACAACCACAAGCCACCATACAAGCGCCGCTGCACTTGCTGCGGACGATGGGCGAACATCGCGTCCACCGCGCCCAGCAGGTAGCCGAGGTAGTTGGCCGCCGCAATCAGACCGGCGGCGGTCAGGTCGACCTGGCCCTCGCTGAGCAGGTGCGGCATTTGCGGGGTGAGGGCGAAACGTCCGATGCCCATGGCCATCATCAGGGCGACGAAACAGGCGGATAAGCGAATCAGCGGTGACATGGTCTGGGTTCCTTTGAAGGAGCAATGACCGTCAGGCTAGAACCGATTGACTTTCTTTAAAATTGAATAATAGTGAGCAACTTGTTCTGTTATGGAGAAGGTGTTGTGGAGTTCAGCCAATTGCGGATCTTTCAAGCGGTGGCAGAAGAGGGGTCGATCACCCGCGCCGCCGAGCGCCTGCACCGGGTGCCGTCAAACTTGTCGACCCGGCTCAAGCAACTGGAAGAGCAATTGGGCGTCGAACTGTTCGTCCGCGAGCGTCAGCGGTTGCAGCTGTCGCCTGCGGGAAAAGTCCTGTTGGACTACACCGGCAAACTGTTCGCCCTGCGCGATCAGGCCAGTGCCGCGGTGATGGGCGGGCAACCGGCCGGGGATTTTGTCCTCGGTA
Coding sequences within it:
- a CDS encoding DUF2177 family protein, which encodes MKKALIAYIATLLAFLLLDGIWLGVLMAPTYRELLGSLMLEKPLLLPAAVFYCLYVFGCVLFVVLPAANLQWAAKRGALLGLVAYGTYDLTNWATLRGWSVQVTVMDWAWGTFATAVACTVGFLVAKRL
- a CDS encoding MFS transporter; amino-acid sequence: MSPLIRLSACFVALMMAMGIGRFALTPQMPHLLSEGQVDLTAAGLIAAANYLGYLLGAVDAMFAHRPQQVQRRLYGGLWLCVLLTLASFWANGFWAHLLLRFGTGVASAWVLVMITALSLPLAAAAGRPRLGALVFAGPGLGIFLTGLLALVSHLLQQTSATLWLIYAGVALLMLLGIVRILPQPGVHTPVATLNVSPSNRGIPRLAAVYALYGVGYIIPATFLSQMANAQFHGQWQADLFWPCFGLGAAIGVLLVSLRRHDPNTTRHWLTATLWLQALGVFACLLGSGYGLALGVILCGMPFLACMQLVMQRSRELAPHTTQRNAGLLTACFAVGQLSGPLLAALSSHFSGGLQPALVIAGSGLLIAGGLALQSSTAGRALCANADAPTAQR
- a CDS encoding DMT family transporter, which gives rise to MSVERRNADGFALQVMIGLCVIWGVQQVMIKWAAPDIAPVMQAAGRSGISALLVGLLLCWKGGWDQVGSTWRGGLLAGALFGLEFFFIAEGLQLTTAAHMSVFLYTAPIFTALGVHFLLASERLRPVQWLGIFLAFIGIAIAFAGGVSWDNLDRRMLLGDAFGVLAGACWGATTVVVRASRLSEAPVTLTLFYQLLVGFVGLLLIALFSGQITHISLTTVAVASVLFQGLVVSFFSYLTWFWLLRRYLAANLAVFSFMTPLFGVTFGVVLLGEQLSVNFVIGAVLVLLGITFVSAEQWVRRRLRKVLGQQ
- a CDS encoding CvfB family protein; the protein is MALVGRYNSLQVVKHTNFGLYLDGGADGEILLPNRYIPKDIPSEDEDWLNVFIYLDSEDKLLATTEKPKVQVGEFASLKVVEVNSIGVFLDWGLPKDLLLPYSEEKRQMTAGEYCVVHVYLDKHTRRITATARLDRYLDKTPANYSAGQEVDLLVAEATDMGFKAIINNKHWGLIHKNEIFKFMRSGMREKGFIKEVRADGKISLSLQPVGQEAASSLSSKILARLRESNGSLAVSDKSDPALISSLFGVSKGNFKKAIGSLYKEGKIVIHADRIELT